One genomic segment of Sanyastnella coralliicola includes these proteins:
- the dapF gene encoding diaminopimelate epimerase: MQVTFTKYHGTGNDFIMIDNRSGAIQLEERDVQRLCDRHFGVGADGLILIETHSSLDFYMNYYNSDGSQSFCGNGSRCAVHFARELGIDADVVSFEAIDGEHEARWEDGQVVIKMGDALPPDQLDDHYFIHTGSPHVVKFVPNVAATDVFTEGAEIRNSEDYVEEGTNVNFVERREDTLLVRTYERGVEDETLSCGTGVTGVAMVDAYLNGGSERFIQTPGGSLHVRFQMQSDGFFKVELKGPATPVFQGILDLKNDPDRR, encoded by the coding sequence ATGCAAGTCACCTTCACAAAGTACCATGGAACGGGCAACGATTTCATTATGATTGACAACCGTTCTGGAGCTATCCAACTAGAAGAAAGAGATGTTCAGCGTTTATGTGACCGTCATTTTGGAGTTGGAGCTGACGGACTTATCCTCATTGAAACGCATTCATCGCTTGATTTCTACATGAACTATTACAACAGTGATGGTTCTCAATCATTTTGTGGGAATGGCTCGCGTTGCGCTGTCCACTTTGCGAGAGAGCTTGGGATTGATGCTGACGTAGTTTCATTCGAAGCGATTGACGGCGAACATGAGGCGCGATGGGAAGATGGTCAAGTAGTCATTAAGATGGGAGATGCACTTCCCCCAGATCAACTCGACGACCACTACTTTATTCACACCGGTTCACCTCATGTAGTCAAGTTTGTACCCAATGTTGCGGCTACCGATGTGTTCACAGAAGGCGCTGAAATCCGCAACAGTGAAGACTACGTAGAGGAAGGCACCAATGTCAACTTTGTAGAGCGACGTGAAGACACCTTACTCGTTCGCACCTATGAACGAGGAGTAGAAGATGAAACACTGAGCTGCGGAACTGGCGTGACAGGAGTGGCTATGGTTGATGCTTATTTAAATGGAGGATCTGAACGCTTTATTCAAACTCCAGGAGGATCATTGCATGTTCGTTTTCAGATGCAATCAGATGGTTTTTTCAAAGTTGAATTGAAAGGACCCGCGACCCCTGTTTTCCAAGGAATCCTAGATTTGAAGAATGATCCTGATCGCAGATAG
- a CDS encoding N-acetylglucosamine kinase, which yields MILIADSGSTKTDWRLIDREGNIHQAQTIGLNPYFVSDDQFLQTLRVGPLKLFTAAEVREVYFYGSGLGSARLVDQVKRLLAEVYRLATIHVEHDLLGAARALCGSQPGIAAILGTGMNTCAYDGEFITKNIPSLGFILGDEGSGTDLGRRWVQAFLLGEAPDDLIKDFYEGYGADKEIILDRVYKGERPNRFLASFVPFVRKHLGDPFMLNLVKGAFAEFFDRYVVRYEQHKEWPLHISGSIGFHFHHILQLQAEERDIPFGSVLQKPIAALTLYHLQRYED from the coding sequence ATGATCCTGATCGCAGATAGTGGTTCTACCAAAACAGATTGGCGATTGATCGATCGTGAGGGGAATATTCACCAAGCGCAGACGATCGGTCTTAATCCCTATTTCGTTAGTGATGATCAGTTTCTTCAAACACTTCGTGTGGGTCCCTTAAAGCTTTTTACAGCGGCGGAGGTAAGAGAGGTATACTTTTATGGTAGCGGTTTGGGTTCAGCCCGGTTGGTTGATCAGGTTAAACGCCTACTCGCAGAGGTATATCGCCTCGCCACCATCCACGTAGAACATGATTTGTTGGGAGCTGCTCGGGCCTTGTGTGGTTCTCAACCGGGCATTGCAGCCATTCTAGGAACAGGAATGAACACTTGTGCTTATGATGGAGAATTCATCACGAAGAATATCCCAAGTCTCGGCTTTATTCTCGGTGATGAAGGCAGTGGCACTGACCTCGGAAGACGATGGGTGCAAGCATTTCTCCTAGGAGAAGCACCAGATGATTTGATTAAAGATTTCTACGAAGGATACGGTGCGGACAAAGAGATCATATTGGACCGGGTATACAAAGGGGAACGTCCGAATCGGTTCCTCGCGAGTTTTGTTCCGTTTGTACGTAAACACCTTGGTGATCCCTTCATGTTGAATTTGGTGAAAGGAGCTTTCGCTGAGTTCTTTGATCGATACGTAGTACGATACGAGCAACATAAAGAATGGCCATTACACATTAGCGGCTCTATAGGCTTCCACTTTCACCATATTCTTCAGCTTCAAGCCGAGGAGCGCGACATTCCATTTGGATCCGTTTTACAGAAGCCGATTGCGGCGCTGACTTTATACCACTTGCAACGATATGAAGACTAA
- a CDS encoding Lnb N-terminal periplasmic domain-containing protein, giving the protein MKTKLLLILLFISALANGQQLSEQAEISVLTCQPGTDLYSVFGHTAIRVYDPGRVDHVYNYGTFDFNDEFYLKFARGKLNYRLSRSSFGQFNYEYTVTERGVEEQMLNLTQDQKNRFNHALVENYKPENQYYQYDFFYDNCATRIRDILEDVLGDELQWNSEFDHESYTFRDMIDMYLVDMNWSDFGIDIALGQPCDKVLEAQDNMFLPDYVFSEIASATIGGQPLVKETKVVIKKAVREAGSPLDPALMLTMALTLLALFWFWRRRKGSQSLVIPRFLFIFLGLAGLMVFLLWFATDHTTTKQNWNLIWAFPLHLIVAFILKKKRLVVPYMKAFTIVYIIVLIFGFLFPQRYHLAFYPLALMGAILSFGLGFLPSGKTQ; this is encoded by the coding sequence ATGAAGACTAAACTCCTCCTGATTCTTTTATTCATTTCCGCGCTAGCGAATGGACAACAATTATCTGAACAGGCAGAGATATCAGTCTTGACATGCCAACCTGGAACTGATTTGTATTCAGTGTTTGGGCACACCGCCATTCGAGTGTATGACCCGGGAAGAGTAGACCACGTATACAACTACGGGACCTTCGACTTCAATGATGAGTTCTACTTGAAGTTTGCTAGAGGAAAACTGAATTATCGACTTTCTCGGAGTTCTTTTGGTCAGTTCAACTACGAATACACGGTCACGGAGCGAGGAGTGGAGGAACAGATGCTCAACCTGACACAAGATCAAAAGAACAGATTCAATCATGCGCTGGTCGAGAATTACAAGCCAGAGAATCAATATTACCAGTACGACTTTTTCTACGACAACTGCGCTACACGCATCAGGGATATCCTCGAAGATGTACTTGGAGATGAGCTGCAATGGAATAGCGAATTTGATCATGAGTCTTACACTTTCCGAGACATGATCGACATGTACCTGGTTGACATGAACTGGTCAGATTTTGGTATTGACATTGCCTTGGGACAGCCGTGTGATAAGGTTCTGGAGGCGCAGGACAATATGTTCTTACCAGATTATGTCTTCAGTGAAATTGCTTCCGCTACCATTGGTGGCCAGCCGCTTGTGAAGGAGACGAAAGTGGTGATTAAGAAAGCCGTGCGCGAAGCTGGGAGTCCACTTGACCCGGCGTTGATGTTGACCATGGCTTTGACGCTCTTAGCGCTATTTTGGTTCTGGAGAAGAAGGAAAGGAAGTCAATCTCTAGTGATTCCGCGTTTCCTTTTCATATTCCTCGGACTAGCAGGCCTTATGGTCTTTTTGCTATGGTTCGCCACTGATCACACCACGACAAAGCAAAACTGGAATTTGATTTGGGCCTTTCCACTGCACCTGATTGTGGCTTTCATCTTGAAGAAAAAACGACTGGTTGTGCCTTACATGAAGGCCTTTACCATCGTCTATATCATTGTACTGATCTTTGGTTTCCTCTTCCCACAGCGGTATCACCTTGCGTTTTATCCTTTGGCGTTGATGGGAGCGATCTTAAGCTTCGGTCTCGGATTCTTGCCTTCGGGAAAAACACAGTAA
- a CDS encoding DUF5723 family protein, whose amino-acid sequence MKKLLLVFGFLLCLTQVQAQRSILMQKDSLVRASSVMMNIDASAEYRSNAFDNELLDKLVFGGYISDELSQRQFDRISDLGTFGAQATGRFSFALMQDSVFGLADWGWQGQVEMRNHFELAMDGDLFHLVFDGNAAYAGESAELSNFWLDYMAYQKLGFGLVHKPSLSGFVISAVNGERFERTTMLDGALFTAEDGDSLNLAYHGAWMRSDTSVIGFGSGNGLGVSLDGQLNIPLQEDRGYVSLGLRDIGFVSWNEASLDYRADSSWAYTGIPLTDIIDDDEDGIPNFEDSLYYDQTTGSMLRWLPGFAYARLMHRIQERDYFEIEMRFRPVRAFNPLIRGGYFFMLNDNTTLGATVTYGGYGNVRAGIAVEQWVNDRFFVAFSAEDIVGPFRREGLGAHAALRLSYLLKPHAE is encoded by the coding sequence ATGAAAAAGCTGCTACTCGTCTTCGGTTTTTTACTGTGCCTGACACAAGTTCAAGCCCAACGGAGTATTCTCATGCAGAAGGATTCTTTAGTGCGTGCGTCTTCGGTTATGATGAATATTGACGCTAGCGCGGAATACCGTTCGAATGCCTTTGACAATGAACTCCTTGATAAGCTGGTGTTTGGTGGCTACATCTCAGATGAACTTTCTCAACGACAGTTCGATCGCATCAGCGACCTTGGAACCTTTGGGGCCCAGGCCACAGGTAGATTCAGTTTTGCCTTGATGCAAGACTCTGTTTTCGGACTCGCCGATTGGGGTTGGCAAGGACAAGTTGAAATGCGCAATCACTTTGAGCTGGCCATGGATGGCGATTTATTCCATCTGGTGTTTGACGGCAATGCTGCTTACGCTGGTGAGTCTGCTGAGCTCTCAAATTTCTGGCTTGACTACATGGCTTACCAAAAGCTCGGATTCGGGTTGGTGCACAAACCAAGCTTGAGCGGGTTCGTGATCAGCGCAGTTAACGGCGAACGCTTCGAGCGCACTACGATGTTAGATGGAGCCTTGTTCACAGCAGAAGACGGCGATAGTCTCAATCTCGCATACCACGGTGCTTGGATGAGATCTGATACCTCAGTCATTGGATTCGGTTCTGGAAATGGCCTCGGGGTCTCACTTGATGGACAACTGAATATTCCGCTTCAAGAAGACCGAGGATACGTGAGCTTAGGACTGAGAGACATAGGTTTTGTTTCTTGGAATGAGGCCTCTCTTGACTACCGTGCTGATTCTAGCTGGGCTTATACTGGTATTCCGCTCACAGACATCATTGATGACGACGAAGACGGTATTCCGAATTTTGAAGACAGCCTATACTATGACCAAACGACAGGGTCAATGTTGCGCTGGCTACCTGGATTCGCATATGCGCGTTTGATGCACCGAATTCAAGAACGAGATTACTTCGAAATTGAAATGCGTTTCCGTCCGGTTCGCGCCTTTAATCCCCTAATCCGAGGAGGTTACTTTTTCATGTTGAATGATAATACGACCCTTGGCGCTACAGTGACCTATGGAGGTTACGGAAATGTGCGTGCAGGAATCGCTGTTGAGCAATGGGTGAATGATCGTTTCTTTGTGGCCTTTTCGGCCGAAGACATCGTTGGTCCATTCAGAAGAGAAGGACTCGGAGCGCATGCCGCTTTACGTTTATCCTATTTATTGAAACCACATGCTGAATAA
- the kdsA gene encoding 3-deoxy-8-phosphooctulonate synthase, which translates to MLNNIPSTTSTDASKFLLIAGPCAIEGEQMAHDIGGQITELCRELDIPFVFKGSYRKANRSRLDSFTGIGDEKALEILKAVGAANGVPVTTDIHESKEAAKAAEFVDVLQIPAFLCRQTDLLVAAANTGKVVNVKKGQFVSPEAMRFAVQKVKDSGNDKVWLTERGTTFGYGDLVVDFRGIPAMREYAPVVMDITHSLQQPNQASGVTGGRPELISTMGKAAIAVGADAIFIETHPNPSEAKSDGANMLPLSQLRQLLEELLTIRKAVV; encoded by the coding sequence ATGCTGAATAATATACCATCCACTACTAGCACTGATGCGAGCAAGTTCTTATTAATCGCTGGACCATGCGCCATCGAAGGAGAACAAATGGCACACGATATTGGTGGTCAGATCACTGAGCTTTGTCGTGAACTAGACATCCCGTTCGTGTTCAAAGGGTCTTACCGCAAAGCCAATCGTTCACGCCTTGATTCATTCACTGGAATTGGTGATGAGAAAGCCTTGGAGATCTTAAAAGCAGTAGGGGCAGCGAATGGTGTGCCTGTAACAACTGATATACACGAGTCGAAAGAAGCAGCGAAAGCAGCTGAGTTCGTGGATGTACTTCAGATTCCGGCTTTCCTTTGTCGTCAAACAGATCTTCTGGTTGCCGCAGCAAACACAGGGAAGGTGGTCAATGTGAAGAAGGGCCAGTTCGTTTCACCAGAAGCTATGCGCTTCGCAGTTCAGAAGGTGAAAGACAGTGGAAACGACAAAGTGTGGCTAACCGAACGAGGAACCACTTTTGGATACGGAGACTTGGTGGTTGATTTCCGCGGCATTCCTGCGATGCGAGAGTATGCACCTGTGGTAATGGATATTACCCACAGCCTGCAGCAACCGAACCAAGCGAGCGGTGTCACAGGCGGTCGACCAGAGTTGATCTCAACTATGGGCAAGGCAGCCATTGCTGTTGGAGCGGATGCCATCTTTATTGAGACACACCCGAATCCGAGTGAAGCGAAGAGTGATGGGGCGAATATGTTACCGCTTAGCCAGCTTCGTCAATTGTTAGAAGAGTTATTGACTATCCGAAAAGCAGTAGTATGA
- a CDS encoding T9SS type A sorting domain-containing protein → MMLRGIFCFVLSLFLLNASAQTAEVRTYGGFQADEGREILETPTGYLIVGTTASPENGNNDIYVVHILEDLTVDWSTTLGGAGADQGRSAVMTNEGDFLILGQTSLGENGGYDIVVYKIDASGNQLWEKQFGTDDWDFATRIEKGVNNYYIAGTTYGEAPGNSRMLLFRITANGDIIDENTYDILPEAEANDLVWYEDHLYLIGTRTFEGGTPQGVLRKLTPSGAVVWTDVRDSVAFQGLSLDISEQGLAACYAMADEASDGNEYWNIMMIKQDLDGVEEWFEFSDVSEPGNQLPTAVTWSGAVMLQAAYTDIFGNGGDGCYINRIWFNGAWLSSTVFGLEGDEQPYDIMEDSEERILILGVTDSYGSGDEDVYLIRLPDEEIVFNYDIDYVELTEDETLVGVEEYGSTFGIPYPNPTVGQLKIPGSYDQWVLYNLLGQEVMRGKQKETDLSNLERGVYTLKRSANGRQIVDHIILR, encoded by the coding sequence ATGATGTTGAGAGGGATCTTTTGTTTCGTTTTAAGTCTGTTCTTGTTGAATGCCTCAGCGCAAACCGCAGAGGTGCGCACCTATGGTGGCTTTCAGGCAGATGAAGGACGAGAGATTCTGGAGACACCTACAGGCTATTTAATCGTTGGAACGACCGCCTCTCCTGAGAACGGAAACAACGATATCTATGTCGTTCACATCCTTGAAGATTTGACAGTTGATTGGTCTACCACCCTAGGTGGGGCTGGAGCTGATCAAGGACGTTCAGCCGTAATGACCAACGAAGGAGACTTCTTGATCTTGGGCCAGACGTCGTTGGGTGAGAATGGCGGCTATGACATCGTCGTTTACAAGATTGACGCGAGCGGAAATCAGCTCTGGGAAAAGCAATTTGGTACCGATGATTGGGACTTTGCCACGCGAATTGAGAAGGGAGTAAACAACTACTACATCGCTGGAACCACGTATGGTGAAGCACCAGGGAACAGTCGTATGTTGTTATTCCGCATTACAGCGAATGGTGATATTATCGACGAAAACACTTACGATATTCTTCCTGAGGCCGAGGCCAATGATTTGGTATGGTATGAAGATCATCTGTACTTGATTGGAACCCGAACTTTTGAAGGGGGGACGCCTCAAGGGGTGCTGCGCAAGCTCACACCAAGCGGCGCAGTGGTTTGGACAGATGTTCGAGATTCGGTTGCCTTTCAAGGACTCTCGCTTGACATTTCAGAACAAGGCTTGGCTGCATGTTATGCCATGGCTGATGAAGCAAGTGACGGAAATGAATATTGGAACATCATGATGATCAAACAAGATCTGGATGGTGTTGAAGAATGGTTTGAATTCTCTGATGTTTCTGAGCCAGGTAATCAACTACCTACGGCGGTGACTTGGTCGGGTGCTGTCATGTTGCAAGCGGCTTACACAGACATTTTCGGAAACGGAGGGGATGGGTGTTACATCAACCGTATTTGGTTCAATGGTGCCTGGTTATCATCCACTGTGTTCGGACTTGAAGGAGATGAGCAGCCCTATGATATCATGGAAGACTCTGAAGAGCGTATATTAATTCTTGGAGTTACTGATAGCTACGGAAGCGGGGATGAAGATGTCTACTTAATCCGACTTCCCGATGAAGAAATCGTCTTCAATTACGACATCGACTACGTCGAGCTCACAGAAGATGAGACCCTAGTCGGAGTTGAAGAGTACGGCAGCACGTTCGGAATCCCATATCCAAACCCAACGGTAGGTCAGCTGAAGATCCCGGGAAGCTACGACCAATGGGTGCTTTACAATTTATTAGGACAAGAAGTGATGCGTGGAAAACAGAAAGAAACCGATCTTTCTAACTTAGAGCGTGGTGTCTACACCTTGAAACGATCTGCTAATGGTCGTCAAATCGTAGACCATATTATCCTTCGATGA
- a CDS encoding FkbM family methyltransferase, translating to MNDRIKQLAKKVLSSLGIHLTKNQRYDALALKVMQRSIKENSNCVDVGCHKGEILEEMIRLAPEGKHFAFEPIPELYKDLKTKFNGDVSIHQIALSDSPGQSNFHHVVSNPAYSGLKQRTYKGAESIQEIQVQKERLDSVLPEEMSIDFMKIDVEGAEFEVLNGAKNHIIHSKPTIIFEHGMGASDHYGTTPDMVYDLLVGDCGMKISLMDHYLDDGRALTREDFRQQFYESINYYFVAHDLEH from the coding sequence ATGAATGATCGTATCAAACAGCTGGCCAAAAAAGTGCTCTCTTCGCTGGGTATCCACCTAACGAAGAACCAGCGCTATGATGCGCTGGCGCTCAAAGTGATGCAACGATCAATCAAAGAGAACTCGAACTGCGTTGACGTTGGGTGTCACAAAGGAGAGATTCTCGAAGAGATGATTCGGCTAGCGCCGGAAGGGAAACACTTCGCTTTCGAACCTATTCCTGAATTGTACAAAGACCTCAAGACCAAGTTCAACGGTGATGTCTCCATTCATCAAATTGCCCTTTCAGATTCTCCAGGACAAAGCAACTTCCATCACGTAGTAAGCAACCCGGCTTATTCTGGATTAAAGCAACGCACGTATAAAGGAGCGGAGAGTATCCAGGAGATTCAGGTTCAGAAAGAACGTTTAGACAGCGTCTTACCAGAGGAAATGTCGATTGACTTCATGAAGATCGATGTGGAAGGTGCTGAGTTCGAGGTGTTGAACGGAGCTAAAAATCATATCATTCATTCTAAACCAACCATCATCTTTGAACATGGAATGGGTGCAAGCGACCACTACGGTACCACGCCAGATATGGTGTACGATCTGTTAGTTGGTGATTGCGGAATGAAGATCTCATTAATGGATCACTACTTAGATGACGGTCGCGCGCTCACACGTGAAGATTTCCGTCAGCAGTTCTATGAGTCGATCAACTACTACTTCGTTGCGCACGATTTAGAGCACTGA
- a CDS encoding head GIN domain-containing protein: MKNLLLPLLLVSLVMVQTGCRKVLNNDGPRVTELREIDENYEEIHLEGSIDLIVNQTEDYELKIEAGQRLMPYIKTRVFEDRLEIYEEPNNFHHEEPIRVFVSKEYLDDIYLLGSGDIDASGIIAGNSNIEVDGSGDIDIEYAAVETVTLKIDGSGDARFTGAAQQITVNIDGSGDVDARYLETNACYVNVDGSGNTRVTVFEYLNVDIDGSGDVRYWGNPADVDASITGSGDLIDME, from the coding sequence ATGAAAAACTTACTTCTTCCCCTACTACTTGTTTCACTTGTAATGGTGCAAACTGGATGTCGCAAAGTCTTGAATAACGACGGTCCACGTGTGACTGAGTTGCGCGAGATTGATGAGAACTACGAAGAAATCCACCTCGAGGGATCAATTGATCTCATCGTCAATCAGACAGAAGATTACGAGCTCAAAATTGAGGCAGGACAACGCTTGATGCCTTACATCAAAACGCGCGTATTCGAAGATCGTCTCGAGATCTACGAAGAGCCAAACAACTTCCATCACGAAGAGCCGATTCGTGTGTTCGTGAGTAAAGAATACTTAGACGATATCTACCTCCTCGGTTCTGGAGACATTGATGCTTCAGGAATCATCGCCGGAAACTCAAACATCGAGGTTGACGGTTCGGGCGATATCGATATCGAATATGCTGCCGTTGAAACAGTAACCCTGAAAATTGATGGTTCGGGAGATGCTAGATTCACCGGAGCAGCGCAACAAATCACAGTAAATATTGATGGCAGCGGTGACGTAGATGCACGCTACTTAGAGACGAACGCGTGCTACGTCAACGTTGATGGCAGTGGAAACACACGCGTCACTGTCTTTGAATACCTCAACGTAGATATCGACGGTTCAGGTGATGTACGCTACTGGGGCAACCCAGCAGATGTAGATGCTAGCATCACCGGGAGTGGAGATTTGATAGATATGGAATAA
- a CDS encoding RNA polymerase sigma factor, giving the protein MSTRRDIHASIIERCRQGERSAQRELYELYAPAMFNASLRILQSREEAEDVLQECFVKMFKNLQNFRGDASFGSWFKRIVVNASINRLKKRKLMTTELDEVTEWVDDEDEPVKEPEYTIADVQNAVGALSDGYRAVFTMYMFEDYSHKEIADELGVSESTSKSQLNRARKRVKEWLINNGRNGI; this is encoded by the coding sequence TTGAGCACAAGAAGAGACATACACGCTAGCATTATTGAACGATGTCGTCAAGGAGAACGTTCGGCTCAACGAGAGCTGTATGAACTCTATGCGCCGGCTATGTTCAACGCTTCATTGCGCATCCTTCAAAGCAGGGAAGAGGCAGAAGATGTGCTGCAAGAATGTTTCGTCAAGATGTTCAAGAACCTACAGAACTTCCGAGGAGACGCCAGTTTTGGAAGTTGGTTCAAACGCATTGTCGTCAATGCCTCAATCAATCGCTTGAAAAAGCGCAAACTGATGACCACTGAATTAGATGAGGTCACAGAATGGGTAGATGATGAAGACGAACCAGTGAAAGAACCAGAATACACGATAGCGGATGTTCAGAATGCGGTAGGTGCCCTTTCTGACGGATACCGCGCGGTATTCACTATGTATATGTTTGAAGACTACAGCCATAAAGAAATCGCCGATGAGCTTGGTGTCAGTGAGTCGACTTCAAAGTCGCAGCTGAATAGAGCTCGAAAGCGAGTGAAAGAATGGTTGATCAATAATGGAAGAAATGGAATCTGA
- a CDS encoding cation diffusion facilitator family transporter, translating into MHQIHTRNIRIAFWLNLVFFGVELFGGWYTNSLAILSDALHDFGDSLSLGLAWYFQSLARKGRDEKFTYGYRRYSLLGALINSLILTAGSIFIVVEAIPRIREPQETLSTGMFAIAVVGIIINYLAMKQLRQGNTLNERVVSLHLLEDVLGWVAILIGAVIIYFTGWHVIDPILSVLIAGFILFNVIRNVRESLNIILQKVPESISVPELSSTIKDVGHILEVRDLHLWTLDGEKMIMSVVLVVEEGVSRSALAKIKKEVRHAVRAFNIEHATIEIVLPGEDDSHEKDR; encoded by the coding sequence GTGCATCAAATCCACACACGAAATATTCGCATTGCCTTTTGGCTCAACCTCGTCTTTTTCGGGGTTGAATTATTCGGTGGTTGGTACACCAATAGTCTGGCTATTCTATCAGATGCCTTGCATGACTTTGGTGATTCCCTGAGTCTTGGATTAGCTTGGTATTTTCAATCGCTAGCGCGGAAAGGTAGAGACGAAAAGTTCACCTATGGTTACCGTCGCTATTCATTGTTGGGGGCACTGATCAACAGCTTGATTCTTACGGCCGGTTCCATTTTCATTGTTGTGGAAGCGATTCCGCGAATTCGAGAACCGCAAGAAACCTTGAGTACTGGAATGTTTGCGATTGCGGTAGTAGGTATCATCATCAACTACCTCGCGATGAAACAACTGCGTCAAGGAAATACCTTGAACGAACGTGTAGTGAGCTTGCACCTCCTTGAAGATGTTCTTGGTTGGGTAGCTATCTTAATTGGAGCCGTCATTATCTACTTTACTGGGTGGCATGTCATCGATCCGATTCTCTCGGTTCTGATTGCCGGATTCATTTTATTCAATGTGATTCGAAACGTACGTGAGAGTTTGAACATCATACTTCAAAAGGTGCCTGAGTCCATTTCAGTGCCTGAATTATCAAGTACCATCAAAGATGTTGGCCACATTCTCGAAGTCAGAGACCTTCACCTTTGGACACTTGATGGTGAAAAGATGATTATGAGTGTGGTGCTCGTTGTAGAAGAAGGCGTCAGCCGTTCCGCGCTAGCGAAAATCAAGAAAGAGGTACGCCACGCCGTGAGAGCGTTTAACATCGAACACGCGACGATAGAGATTGTCTTACCCGGCGAAGACGATTCACATGAAAAAGATCGATAG
- the smpB gene encoding SsrA-binding protein SmpB, with translation MPAILNKKARFRYFLEDEFVAGIQLTGTEIKSIRTGKASIVEAFCKMKNGELFVINMYIAEYENGGYANHKPKRERKLLLNRSELNKIDRKVKNQAMTIVPIEVFINESGLAKMKIAMAKGKKLHDKRDTLKQKDLKREMDRRMK, from the coding sequence ATGCCAGCTATTCTGAATAAAAAAGCCCGCTTCCGTTATTTCCTGGAGGATGAATTTGTGGCCGGGATTCAATTGACCGGTACAGAGATTAAATCCATCCGCACGGGGAAGGCGAGTATTGTAGAAGCTTTCTGTAAGATGAAGAATGGCGAGCTATTCGTGATTAACATGTACATCGCTGAATATGAGAATGGTGGGTACGCGAATCACAAGCCGAAACGCGAACGGAAACTGCTTCTGAATCGCAGTGAATTGAACAAAATTGATCGCAAGGTGAAGAACCAAGCGATGACCATTGTTCCGATTGAAGTATTCATCAACGAAAGCGGTCTGGCGAAGATGAAAATCGCCATGGCTAAGGGTAAAAAACTGCACGATAAGCGCGACACGCTGAAGCAGAAAGACCTCAAGCGTGAGATGGATCGAAGAATGAAGTAA